In Mauremys mutica isolate MM-2020 ecotype Southern chromosome 16, ASM2049712v1, whole genome shotgun sequence, one DNA window encodes the following:
- the MN1 gene encoding transcriptional activator MN1 isoform X3 — protein sequence MFGLEQFEPQMSSRNAGQGERNFSQAGLTMSSHFKSPAFHSGGPADPAISALAEPPILGMNMNMAGEAYGFHARGHSELHAGGMQAQPVHGFFGNQQPHHGHPTTHHPHQHHPHFSGNFGSEPSASCLHGGRLMSYNNMGSQQAFAEGYEHMAENQGGEGFGQQRSGNMPDFQHHNSSASNHAVPAPCLPLDQSPNRAASFHALPASSSSDSHSLEQRRLPNQGGVDSLEYNYPSDGPSGHFDLPVFSPSESDGQLPHYGAGRQVPGGGSFPGTSVLPRAPGIAGMSKVHPQQQHGVFFERFGGARKMSVGMEPGVNARHPLMQQQQQTGLLARQNSCPPAIPRQQQTEANTPNPNLQDNGPIMQNQHAQFEYPIHRLENRNMHPYTDPVFNMQHPPPQQQPNQRLQHFDAPYMNVAKRPRFDFPSNPAVDRCPSWNNNLHNGGMENHLSPSAYPGLPGEFTPPVPESFAPGPPLQHAGPEHQALQQRQNAALMIKQMASRNQQQRLRQPSLQQLGHHGDVGPSSLVQHAGPVGNMPQPGFERESGGRGPNFEPQAPHLAQDSGWFPGPHPHPAGELLPPRRMGGPAEPGPHELGLPQNGSGLLFRPPVGGLGLAGEGHVPALHSPGVHAQFGAGLAPLQSPGGGVGLPSAPAERRPQPDFAAPPLGGQAGFAFGASGRAAPPHSASASPGAFPPAPPEFPPAPRAAASKLGALSLGSFAKPAKENVFGQSCLAALSTACQNMIASLGAPNLHVTFAKKSPPEGKRKLGPPEPDGGPAPGPDFFPGAAAAAAAAKAPPGAPETSLSPGYAPEAPGGEGKAAAAAAGGRGRGRRKRDSGHVSPGGFFDKFPPAEGGGGGGAGSPGPPDKPLTSPSWAKGGELLLAEQPDLLASLDSGIQSASKSDGGSPRGDFPDEPSPAYGHEDEVSSSSDGALAKPTRSPLLGGSPKLPRAEHALLGAQKPLALGLLGAAAPDGYGLGGGGGGGGAHPGTPGLEQVRTPTSTSAQDEIHPLEILQAQIQLQRQQFSISEDQPLGMKSKKAECPGQNGEGELNSCCSDNVKGAMSTIDLDTLMAEHNSTWYMPSEKSLMEGPEEDKPMAPWEKSKPQNPSKEAHDLPQNKTSAAAQTGSHLQCLSVHCTDDMGESKGRTAVPTWRSLHSDISNRFGTFVAALT from the coding sequence ATGTTTGGGCTGGAGCAGTTTGAGCCGCAGATGAGCAGCAGAAACGCCGGACAAGGAGAGAGAAACTTTAGCCAGGCCGGACTGACCATGAGCTCCCACTTCAAATCGCCAGCTTTCCACTCTGGGGGCCCCGCGGACCCGGCCATCAGCGCCCTGGCCGAGCCTCCCATCCTGGGCATGAACATGAACATGGCTGGGGAAGCGTACGGCTTCCATGCCCGGGGACACTCGGAGCTGCatgcaggggggatgcaggctcAGCCGGTTCATGGCTTTTTCGGCAACCAGCAGCCTCACCACGGTCATCCCACCACCCACCACCCGCACCAGCATCACCCGCACTTCAGCGGCAACTTTGGGTCCgagcccagcgcctcctgcttgCACGGAGGGCGGCTGATGAGCTACAACAACATGGGCAGCCAGCAAGCGTTTGCGGAGGGATATGAACATATGGCCGAGAACCAAGGAGGCGAAGGCTTTGGACAGCAAAGGTCAGGTAACATGCCCGATTTCCAGCACCACAACTCCAGCGCCTCTAACCACGCCGTGCCAGCACCCTGCCTCCCACTGGATCAGTCCCCCAACCGGGCTGCCTCCTTCCATGCGCTTCCAGCCTCCAGCTCCTCGgattcccacagcctggagcagaGGAGGCTTCCCAACCAGGGAGGCGTCGATTCTTTGGAATACAATTACCCCAGCGATGGCCCTTCAGGACACTTTGATCTGCCAGTGTTTTCTCCTTCCGAGTCAGACGGGCAGCTTCCTCACTATGGTGCTGGCAGACAAGTTCCTGGGGGCGGCAGTTTCCCTGGCACATCTGTTttgcccagagcaccaggcatAGCGGGGATGTCCAAAGTTCACCCGCAGCAGCAACATGGTGTGTTCTTTGAAAGGTTTGGAGGTGCTCGTAAGATGTCTGTGGGCATGGAGCCTGGCGTTAACGCCAGACACCCTTTAATGCAACAGCAGCAACAGACAGGTTTACTGGCCAGACAAAACTCCTGCCCGCCAGCAATTCCTAGGCAACAGCAAACAGAAGCCAATACTCCCAACCCCAACTTGCAGGACAATGGGCCAATAATGCAGAACCAGCATGCACAGTTTGAATACCCTATTCATAGACTGgagaataggaatatgcatccaTATACCGATCCCGTGTTTAATATGCAGCACCCTCCTCCGCAGCAGCAACCAAATCAAAGACTGCAACATTTCGATGCCCCCTACATGAATGTGGCCAAGAGGCCTCGGTTTGACTTCCCCAGTAACCCCGCTGTCGATAGGTGCCCGTCCTGGAATAACAATCTGCATAACGGGGGCATGGAAAACCATCTATCGCCGTCCGCCTACCCCGGCCTGCCGGGCGAGTTCACGCCCCCGGTGCCGGAGAGCTTCGCCCCGGGGCCGCCGCTCCAGCACGCGGGCCCCGAGCACCAGGCCCTGCAGCAGCGCCAGAACGCCGCCCTGATGATCAAGCAAATGGCGTCCCGGAACCAGCAGCAGAGACTCAGGCAGcccagcctgcagcagctggggcacCACGGCGACGTCGGCCCGAGCAGCCTGGTGCAGCACGCGGGCCCCGTCGGCAACATGCCGCAGCCCGGCTTCGAGCGCGAGAGCGGCGGCCGGGGGCCCAACTTCGAGCCGCAGGCCCCGCACCTGGCCCAGGACAGCGGCTGGTTCCCCGGCCCGCACCCGCACCCGGCGGGGGAGCTGCTGCCGCCGCGGCGCATGGGCGGCCCCGCCGAGCCCGGCCCGCACGAGCTCGGCCTGCCGCAGAACGGCTCCGGCCTGCTCTTCCGACCGCCCGtgggcgggctggggctggcgggggaaGGACACGTGCCGGCCCTGCACTCCCCGGGCGTCCACGCCCAGTTCGGCGCCGGCCTGGCCCCGCTGCAGTCCCCGGGCGGCGGCGTGGGGCTGCCCAGCGCGCCCGCCGAGCGCCGGCCGCAGCCCGACTTCGCCGCGCCCCCGCTGGGCGGGCAGGCGGGCTTCGCCTTCGGCGCCTCAGGCCGGGCGGCCCCGCCGCACAGCGCGAGCGCCTCGCCCGGCGCCTTCCCGCCCGCGCCGCCCGAGTTCCCGCCCGCGCCGCGCGCCGCGGCCAGCAAGCTGGGCGCGCTGTCGCTGGGCTCCTTCGCCAAGCCGGCCAAGGAGAACGTGTTcgggcagagctgcctggccgcgctcTCCACCGCCTGCCAGAACATGATCGCCAGCCTGGGCGCGCCCAACCTGCACGTCACCTTCGCCAAGAAGAGCCCGCCCGAGGGCAAGCGCAAGCTGGGCCCGCCCGAGCCCGACGgcggcccggcccccggcccggACTTCTTCCCCGGCGCGGcagcggcagcggcggcggccaAGGCCCCGCCCGGCGCGCCCGAGACCAGCCTCTCGCCCGGCTACGCGCCCGAGGCCCCGGGCGGCGAGGgcaaggcggcggcggcggcggctggcgGGCGAGGGCGGGGCCGGCGGAAGCGGGACAGCGGCCACGTCAGCCCGGGCGGCTTCTTCGACAAGTTCCCGCCGGCcgagggcggcggcggcggcggcgcgggcAGCCCGGGCCCGCCCGACAAGCCGCTGACCTCGCCCTCCTGGGCCAAGGGCGGCGAGCTGCTGCTGGCCGAGCAGCCCGACCTCCTGGCCTCGCTGGACAGCGGCATCCAGAGCGCCAGCAAGTCGGACGGCGGCTCCCCGCGCGGGGACTTCCCCGACGAGCCCAGCCCCGCCTACGGCCACGAGGACGAGGTGTCCTCCAGCTCCGACGGCGCCCTGGCCAAGCCCACGCGCAGCCCGCTGCTGGGCGGCTCCCCCAAGCTGCCGCGGGCGGAGCACGCGCTGCTCGGCGCCCAGAAGCCGCTGGCCCTGGGCCTGCTGGGCGCCGCGGCCCCGGACGGCTACGGgctgggcggcggcggcggcggcgggggcgcccACCCGGGCACCCCGGGCCTGGAGCAGGTGCGCACCCCCACCAGCACGTCGGCCCAGGACGAGATCCACCCGCTGGAGATCCTGCAGGCGCAGATCCAGCTCCAGCGGCAGCAGTTCAGCATCTCCGAAGACCAGCCGCTGGGCATGAAGAGCAAAAAGGCCGAGTGCCCCGGCCAGAACGGGGAGGGCGAGTTGAACAGTTGTTGCTCGGATAACGTCAAAGGTGCCATGAGCACGATAGACCTTGACACTCTGATGGCAGAGCATAACTCTACCTGGTACATGCCGAGCGAGAAGTCCTTGATGGAGGGACCAGAGGAGGACAAACCTATGGCACCGTGGGAGAAGTCAAAGCCTCAGAATCCCAGCAAAGAAG